A window of Apium graveolens cultivar Ventura chromosome 8, ASM990537v1, whole genome shotgun sequence contains these coding sequences:
- the LOC141679540 gene encoding uncharacterized protein LOC141679540, whose protein sequence is MKLVTTPFGGTAYENWKRSMVIGLTAKNKMSFIDVTLLKPDANAPEFKSWSRCNSMKTGWIITALEPQILKNVWDEIDNLKPLSACTCTNCTCHITQKVLKLQQDKRWMIFLKKISNEFANVRSHILVMDNLPNLPQAYRMLLQEQRHKEISKVTTTSQESVAFSIDKIQNSFKQLPASHKINRSSTGRPYSGYNTNNSAGFQQQRRPTYFCDRCKIPGHRERCFKLIGYPPEFKMNQQSKFAVCVTIDNTEESQIKDLPDTSSQNPSPHAQSNNTDQDNSFSGNALLAGTYYCLLSSVHTNKWIIDSGALDHICSSIGFFHTVKEILDSNFITILDGTKIRVTHIGNIKLNNFIELTDVLFAPTFRFNLISVPKLVHNTTYSVYFTSGSCLLQEHSMSPPKLLGKLFQGLYFFDEGFFSTTAVHSLVLNKASPSIVSTPMAHATVSSHIDEAKLLYLRLGHGPYSKLSTIVKHIDFTVLNDCLCTICPAARQHRFSFRSSEIKITRIFELLHLDVWGPYHVTTHTGCKYFLTIVDDFSRATWSRTKFDPRAHPCVFHGYPEATKGYKILDLVTHRYHHIDVPDNFYEPRIPSTTIPSADSSAVVEIPVRKSTRQTHTPSHLRDYASLDPNWVQAMKLEIQALELNNTWDIVDLPPGKRPIGCKWVFKTKLKADGSIERFKARLVAKGFNQKYGIDYHETFSPVVKMATVRSTNLADITAFKEHLHKCFGIKDLGYQHFFLGFEVGYTDSGITLTQVKFTKELLVDSSISVFKKVATPLPLNLKLSANTGEPYSDPAFYQALVGKLIFLTNIRPDLSYFVQTLSQFMHSPKLHHFDALQHVLHYVVSTAGQGIFLKGSDALTLQAYSDSDWAACPNTRRSLEIKKQTTVSKSSSEAEYRAMVAAASEVAWLVRLFGDIGITNLQPITLFCDDQSAMHIAKNPAFHERTKHIDIDCHFTRDKALEGLIELSYLPTTDQLADLLTKILPSPHFNELKSKFDNVLNE, encoded by the exons ATGAAACTAGTTACCACACCTTTTGGTGGAACTGCTTATGAAAACTGGAAGCGTTCTATGGTTATAGGACTCACTGCTAAGAATAAAATGAGTTTTATTGATGTAACCTTGCTCAAACCAGACGCTAATGCACCTGAATTCAAGTCTTGGTCTAGGTGTAACAGTATGAAAACTGGTTGGATAATTACTGCTCTAGAACCACAGATT TTGAAGAACGTTTGGGATGAAATTGATAACCTGAAGCCACTTTCTGCTTGTACATGTACCAATTGCACATGTCACATTACTCAGAAGGTGCTGAAATTGCAACAAGATAAAAGATGGATGATATTTCTTAAGAAAATATCTAATGAGTTTGCTAATGTCCGTTCTCACATTCTGGTGATGGATAATCTTCCTAATCTCCCACAAGCTTATAGGATGTTGCTCCAAGAACAGAGACATAAAGAAATATCCAAAGTGACTACTACTTCACAGGAATCTGTTGCTTTTTCCATAGATAAGATTCAAAATAGTTTCAAACAATTGCCTGCTTCACATAAAATCAACAGGAGCTCCACTGGAAGGCCTTATTCTGGGTACAATACCAATAATTCTGCAGGATTCCAGCAGCAAAGGAGACCTACTTACTTTTGTGATCGTTGCAAGATTCCAGGACACAGAGAAAGATGTTTTAAGCTGATTGGTTATCCACCAGAGTTTAAAATGAATCAGCAGAGTAAATTTGCAGTATGTGTAACAATTGATAATACTGAGGAGTCTCAGATCAAAGATTTGCCTGACACTAGTTCTCAGAATCCTTCTCCTCATG CACAGAGTAACAATACTGATCAGGATAATTCTTTTTCTGGAAATGCTTTACTAGCAGGTACTTATTATTGCTTGTTGTCCTCAGTTCATACCAATAAATGGATAATAGATAGTGGTGCATTGGATCACATATGTTCATCTATCGGGTTTTTTCATACTGTTAAGGAAATCTTAGATAGTAATTTTATCACCATTCTTGATGGCACTAAAATTCGAGTGACACATATTGGCAACATCAAGTTAAATAACTTTATTGAACTTACTGATGTTTTATTTGCTCCTACCTTCAGATTTAATCTGATTTCAGTCCCCAAACTTGTCCACAATACTACTTATTCAGTATATTTTACTTCTGGTTCTTGTTTGCTTCAGGAGCATTCAATGAGTCCACCCAAGCTTCTTGGTAAATTGTTTCAAGGTCTTTATTTTTTTGATGAAGGTTTCTTTTCCACTACTGCAGTTCACTCTCTTGTGTTGAACAAAGCTTCACCGTCTATTGTTTCTACTCCTATGGCTCATGCTACTGTTAGTTCTCACATTGATGAGGCCAAATTACTCTATTTGCGTCTAGGTCATGGGCCTTACTCTAAACTCAGTACAATTGTAAAGCATATTGATTTTACGGTTTTAAATGATTGTCTTTGCACTATTTGTCCTGCTGCACGACAGCATCGTTTCTCTTTTCGTTCAAGTGAAATAAAAATTACAAGAATATTTGAACTTCTTCATCTTGATGTTTGGGGACCGTATCATGTCACAACACACACTGGTTGCAAATATTTTCTGACCATCGTTGATGATTTCAGTCGAGCCACATGG TCCAGAACTAAGTTCGACCCAAGGGCACATCCTTGTGTTTTTCATGGATATCCGGAAGCTACAAAAGGCTACAAGATACTTGATCTAGTTACTCATAGA TACCACCATATTGATGTGCCAGACAATTTTTATGAGCCTCGTATTCCCTCCACCACTATTCCCTCTGCTGACTCTTCTGCTGTAGTTGAAATACCAGTTAGAAAATCTACTCGACAAACTCATACACCATCTCACTTGCGTGATTAT GCATCCCTCGATCCTAACTGGGTGCAAGCTATGAAACTTGAAATACAGGCTTTGGAATTAAATAATACTTGGGATATAGTAGACTTGCCACCAGGAAAAAGACCTATTGGATGCAAATGGGTGTTTAAAACCAAGCTAAAAGCAGATGGCTCTATTGAACGGTTCAAGGCACGTCTTGTGGCAAAAGGGTTTAATCAAAAATATGGCATTGATTATCACGAAACTTTTTCCCCGGTCGTAAAAATGGCTACTGTTCGAA GTACCAATCTTGCTGATATTACTGCATTTAAGGAACACCTTCACAAATGTTTTGGTATTAAGGATCTTGGTTATCAGCATTTCTTTTTGGGCTTTGAGGTTGGTTATACAGATTCTGGAATAACTCTTACACAAGTCAAGTTTACTAAGGAACTTCTAGTTGATTCTAGTATCTCTGTCTTTAAGAAAGTTGCAACACCATTACCCCTCAATTTAAAACTTTCTGCAAACACAGGTGAGCCTTATTCTGATCCAGCATTTTATCAAGCTCTTGTTGGCAAACTCATTTTCTTGACCAATATTAGGCCTGATCTATCATATTTTGTGCAAACCCTTAGTCAATTCATGCATTCTCCCAAGCTCCATCATTTTGATGCTCTGCAACATGTCTTGCATTATGTGGTTAGTACAGCAGGTCAAGGAATTTTTCTTAAGGGATCAGATGCTTTAACTCTACAAGCATACTCTGATTCGGATTGGGCTGCATGCCCCAACACAAGGAGATCG TTGGAAATCAAAAAACAAACAACGGTTTCCAAATCTTCCTCAGAAGCCGAATATCGTGCAATGGTTGCTGCAGCTTCTGAGGTTGCATGGTTAGTACGTTTATTTGGTGACATTGGTATTACTAATCTTCAGCCTATCACATTGTTTTGTGACGATCAATCCGCAATGCATATTGCGAAGAATCCTGCCTTCCATGAACGTACGAAACATATTGACATCGATTGTCATTTTACTCGTGACAAAGCGTTGGAAGGCCTTATCGAACTCTCTTATTTGCCTACTACTGATCAGCTGGCTGATTTGTTAACCAAGATATTACCATCTCCGCATTTCAATGAGTTAAAGTCCAAGTTTG ACAATGTGCTGAACGAATAA
- the LOC141676537 gene encoding uncharacterized protein LOC141676537, producing MNLPDSDPNPLRPVLAPAGNTTKPVTKQLLKGKKSPTLSPVARDSKLMPSILRKQQRLGGSDKVFKCSVSMNASCSSDASSDSTTSRASTGRIFRRSVPNLRRLSAPKLDGDNVEGLGLETNKRCAWVTSNADPCYAAFHDGEWGVPVHDDRKLFELLSLSTALAELTWPAILNRRHMFRVVFQDFDPVEVAKLNEKKITAVGSSATSLLSELKLRVIIENARQMCKVIEETGSFDKYIWGFVNHKPTVGHFRYPRQVPIKTSKADVISKDLVKRGFQGVGPTVVYSFMQVAGITNDHLISCFRFQECIAAGRAREKGDSFKDKSEGKRTEDGMDLRVTGYIDSLSLSQD from the exons ATGAATTTACCCGACTCCGACCCGAACCCGCTCCGCCCGGTTCTCGCTCCCGCCGGCAACACAACCAAACCGGTCACCAAACAACTACTCAAGGGAAAAAAATCGCCGACATTGTCGCCGGTGGCACGTGATTCGAAACTAATGCCTTCGATTTTGAGAAAGCAGCAGCGATTAGGAGGAAGTGATAAGGTGTTTAAGTGTAGTGTTTCGATGAATGCGTCGTGCTCGTCGGATGCCTCGTCTGATTCGACGACTAGTCGAGCTTCTACTGGCAGGATTTTTAGGAGAAGTGTGCCTAATTTGAGGAGGTTATCAGCTCCCAAGCTCGATGGAGACAATGTCGAGGGTTTGGGACTGGAGACGAACAAACGGTGTGCTTGGGTTACTTCGAATGCTG ATCCTTGTTATGCTGCTTTCCATGACGGAGAATGGGGGGTTCCAGTTCACGATGACAG GAAGCTTTTTGAACTGCTGAGCTTGTCAACTGCTTTGGCAGAGCTTACCTGGCCCGCCATTCTCAATAGAAGGCATATGTTTAG GGTCGTCTTTCAGGATTTTGACCCTGTTGAAGTTGCTAAATTAAATGAGAAGAAAATCACGGCAGTAGGAAGCTCAGCCACATCTCTTCTCTCCGAGTTGAAGCTACGAGTAATCATTGAAAATGCACGTCAAATGTGCAAG GTAATTGAAGAGACCGGATCTTTTGATAAATATATATGGGGCTTTGTGAACCATAAACCTACAGTTGGTCACTTCCGCTATCCCAGGCAAGTTCCCATTAAAACATCAAAAGCAGATGTGATAAGCAAAGACCTGGTAAAAAGAGGGTTCCAAGGTGTGGGTCCTACAGTGGTGTACTCGTTCATGCAAGTGGCTGGGATAACAAATGACCATCTAATCAGTTGCTTCAGATTCCAGGAGTGCATAGCTGCAGGACGCGCAAGAGAGAAAGGTGACAGCTTCAAGGATAAATCTGAAGGGAAACGGACAGAAGATGGAATGGACCTACGTGTAACAGGATATATCGATAGCTTGAGTTTATCGCAGGATTAG